In Streptomyces sp. NBC_01717, one DNA window encodes the following:
- a CDS encoding MFS transporter has translation MTSSVSLPSTAAGPTVSSDPSDRRRWFALAIVMTAAFMDLVDVTIVNIAIPSIKRDTGASFSSIQWITAGYALAFAAGLITGGRLGDIYGRKRLFLIGIGGFTLASALCGFAANPEMLVASRILQGGTAALMVPQVLSIVHATFPAHERGKVFGLFGAIVGLGAVSGPLLGALLTEWNIAGLEWRPIFLINLPVGIAGLVLGRKFITESKAPKALRLDLVGVALVTLGLLMLLYPLTRGRELGWPLWGYMSMIGSVLVFAAMVLFERAKARKDGSPLVELSLFRVKSFAAGIAVQLTFGIGLGIFFLVWTLYMQMGLGWSELRAGTTGIPFSIAVSFAAGISVQKLVPRFGRKVLQAGALLMVAGLLLYIWESDRYGMGIAPWQMALPLVVMGLGMGLIVAPLTDAVLSEVPKEHSGSASGLINTVQQMGNALGLGLVSVVFFGSISDRLAPQAMGPAFVEAFQHSLWWVAGVLALIFLVMFALPARPRQHVEGGEGEGVQDADATPGEVVKEAALTR, from the coding sequence ATGACTTCTTCCGTATCGCTGCCGTCCACGGCGGCCGGTCCCACGGTGTCCTCGGACCCGTCGGACCGGCGCCGGTGGTTCGCGCTCGCCATCGTGATGACCGCGGCTTTCATGGACCTGGTCGACGTCACGATCGTCAACATCGCCATACCGAGCATCAAGCGCGACACAGGTGCCTCGTTCAGCTCGATCCAGTGGATCACTGCCGGATACGCCCTGGCCTTCGCGGCCGGTCTGATCACGGGCGGCCGGCTCGGCGACATCTACGGCCGCAAGCGGCTCTTCCTCATCGGTATCGGGGGCTTCACGCTGGCCTCCGCGCTCTGCGGCTTCGCCGCGAACCCGGAGATGCTGGTCGCCTCCCGCATCCTGCAGGGCGGCACCGCCGCGCTGATGGTCCCGCAGGTGCTGTCGATCGTGCACGCCACGTTCCCGGCGCACGAGCGCGGCAAGGTCTTCGGTCTCTTCGGCGCGATCGTCGGCCTCGGCGCGGTCTCGGGACCGCTGCTGGGCGCGCTGCTCACCGAGTGGAACATCGCGGGCCTGGAGTGGCGGCCGATCTTCCTGATCAACCTGCCGGTCGGCATCGCCGGACTGGTCCTGGGCCGGAAGTTCATCACTGAGTCCAAGGCCCCGAAGGCGCTCCGCCTCGACCTGGTCGGTGTCGCGCTGGTGACGCTGGGACTGCTGATGCTGCTCTACCCGCTGACCCGCGGCCGCGAGCTGGGCTGGCCGCTGTGGGGGTACATGTCGATGATCGGCAGTGTCCTGGTGTTCGCGGCCATGGTGCTGTTCGAGCGGGCGAAGGCGCGCAAGGACGGTTCGCCGCTCGTCGAGCTCTCGCTGTTCCGGGTCAAGAGCTTCGCGGCGGGCATCGCCGTGCAGCTGACCTTCGGGATCGGCCTCGGCATCTTCTTCCTGGTCTGGACGCTGTACATGCAGATGGGTCTCGGTTGGAGCGAGCTGCGGGCGGGCACGACCGGTATCCCGTTCTCGATCGCCGTCTCGTTCGCCGCCGGGATCTCCGTACAGAAGCTGGTGCCCCGGTTCGGCCGCAAGGTCCTCCAGGCGGGCGCGCTGCTGATGGTCGCCGGACTGCTGCTCTACATCTGGGAGTCCGACCGGTACGGCATGGGAATCGCCCCCTGGCAGATGGCTCTGCCGCTGGTCGTCATGGGGCTCGGTATGGGGCTGATCGTGGCCCCGCTGACGGACGCGGTGCTGTCCGAGGTGCCGAAGGAGCACTCCGGATCGGCGTCCGGGCTGATCAACACCGTGCAGCAGATGGGCAACGCGCTGGGGCTCGGACTCGTCTCGGTCGTCTTCTTCGGGTCGATCAGCGACAGGCTGGCGCCGCAGGCGATGGGCCCGGCGTTCGTCGAGGCGTTCCAGCACTCGCTGTGGTGGGTGGCCGGGGTGCTCGCGTTGATCTT